Proteins from a single region of Oncorhynchus keta strain PuntledgeMale-10-30-2019 chromosome 20, Oket_V2, whole genome shotgun sequence:
- the LOC118399529 gene encoding serine/threonine-protein phosphatase 1 regulatory subunit 10-like isoform X5 — translation MARAEMAVGPVDPREVLKGVENLLGKDGELRSLEGVTKVFSLMKASHKMVSRCMYLNILLQTKSHDILNRFIRVGGYKLLNTWLTYSKTSTNTPLLQLILLTLQKLPLTVDHLKQNNTAKLVKQLSKTGETEELRKLSAGLVDGWMATIRSQSVSTTSPADKKRKKEEGKVPVREVKAADGGKAAEEERKREKPKAHAPSHAKIRSIGLEMDAPTPVLVKKPPVALQLGDKYNIKPAQVLKRPSFGPLDGPPVEKKYKPLNTTPNQTKEIKVKIIPAQPLEGTGFLDALNSAPVPGIKIKKKKGKEGRDPKAVSPTSNKPCQFEGKLPYLSPQGGAKPLSPETQTASTTPPHEVPVDLEQPGTPVPADDPEAMDTGSEKPNALAEPRGEEDSQLTKKGKKKKSVRWAEEEQLKEYFYFDLDETERVNVNKIKDFGEAAKREMMMDRHTFEMARRLSHDSMEERVPWSLPRPLALTGPLVNAGANSTERLTQRDRETGILQEIFLTKESVPDSPHEPEPEAYEPMPPRLIPLDEDSTMMEPMDTSSQPGSGVGPGGVEASKLPPVLANLMGNLGANNLLGNLGNLGNLAQGTPGAPAAPSVNVQELLTSIMGASGGQSTEDLIKQPDFSEKIKQLLGSLQQNQGPPTGPPPGVSHGLLGHGPGMNNLPNMGMPMNGVGFPPAGKPPGPGGPHYNHPPPPHNHGPPGFNANPRMMGPPPPQGHGGDNGNYWGDDSMRGGPHRGGHFHRGGRGRGGEQVGFRGRGRGGPRGGHNNMGDMSKRPVCRHFMMKGNCRYESNCAFYHPGVNGPPLPPNHPAHNQYNDHGPQHGH, via the exons ATGGCGAG AGCAGAGATGGCGGTGGGCCCAGTGGACCCCAGAGAGGTCCTGAAGGGGGTAGAGAACCTtctggggaaagatggagagctCCGCAGCCTGGAGGGAGTCACCAAAGTCTTCAG TCTCATGAAGGCCTCTCACAAGATGGTGAGCAGGTGTATGTACCTGAATATCCTACTACAAACCAAGTCCCACGACATTCTCAACCG GTTTATCCGAGTGGGAGGCTACAAGCTGCTGAATACGTGGCTGACCTACTCCAAGACTAGCACAAACACCCCCCTGTTACAGCTCATCCTGCTAACGCTGCAGAAACTGCCCCTCACTGTAGACCACCTGAAACAGAACAACACTGCCAAGCTGGTCAAGCAGCTCAGCAagactggagagactgagg AGCTGAGGAAGCTGTCCGCTGGGCTGGTGGATGGCTGGATGGCTACCATTCGCTCCCAGAGtgtctccaccacctctcctgcag ataAGAAGCGTaagaaggaggaggggaaagtGCCAGTCCGAGAGGTGAAGGCAGCTGATGGAGGGAAGGcagcggaggaggagaggaagagggagaagccCAAAGCTCACGCTCCCAGCCATGCTAAGATCCGCTCCATAG GCCTGGAGATGGACGCTCCCACCCCAGTCCTGGTCAAGAAGCCCCCCGTGGCCCTCCAGCTGGGGGACAAGTACAATATCAAACCAGCCCAAGTCCTCAAGAGACCCAG TTTTGGTCCTCTGGACGGTCCCCCTGTGGAGAAGAAGTACAAACCACTCAACACCACTCCTAACCAGACCAAGGAGATCAAAGTGAAGATCATCCCAGCACAAC CCCTTGAGGGTACCGGCTTCCTGGATGCCCTAAACTCCGCCCCTGTGCCTGGCATCAAGATTAAGAAGAAGAAAGGGAAGGAAGGTAGAGACCCCAAAGCTGTCTCTCCCACATCAAACAAG ccATGTCAATTCGAGGGTAAACTCCCCTACCTGTCGCCTCAGGGCGGTGCCAAACCCTTGTCCCCAGAGACCCAGACggcctccaccacccctccccacgAGGTCCCTGTAGACCTGGAGCAGCCTGGGACGCCGGTCCCTGCTGACGACCCCGAGGCCATGGACACGGGCAGCGAGAAGCCCAACGCCCTGGCGGAGCCCCGCGGTGAAGAGGACAGTCAGCTGACCAAGAAGGGCAAGAAGAAGAAGAGCGTGCGCTGGGCCGAGGAGGAACAGCTCAAAGAGTACTTCTACTTCGACCTGGACGAGACCGAGAGAG TCAACGTCAACAAGATCAAGGACTTTGGCGAGGCGGCGAAGCGCGAGATGATGATGGACCGCCACACGTTTGAGATGGCGAGACGCCTGTCCCACGACTCCATGGAGGAGCGGGTACCTTGGAGCCTCCCGAGGCCCCTGGCCCTCACCGGCCCCCTGGTCAATGCCGGGGCCAACAGCACAGAGAGACTCACACAGAGGGACCGTGAGACTGGCATCCTGCAGGAGATTTTCCTCACCAAGGAGAG tgtTCCTGACAGCCCCCATGAACCAGAGCCTGAGGCCTACGAACCCATGCCTCCACGCCTCATACCTTTGGACGAG GACTCCACCATGATGGAGCCCATGGACACGTCGTCCCAGCCTGGCTCTGGCGTGGGCCCCGGAGGGGTGGAGGCCTCCAAGCTGCCACCCGTCCTCGCCAACCTCATGGGGAACCTGGGGGCCAACAACCTGTTGGGCAACCTGGGTAACCTAGGCAACCTCGCCCAGGGCACGCCTGGTGCCCCCGCTGCCCCCTCCGTAAACGTACAGGAGCTACTCACCTCCATCATG ggAGCTAGTGGTGGTCAGTCTACTGAGGACCTGATCAAGCAGCCAGACTTCTCTGAGAAGATCAAACAGCTGCTGGGCTCTCTACAGCAGAACCAGGGCCCCCCCACTGGCCCCCCGCCTGGAG TGAGCCATGGCCTGTTGGGCCACGGTCCAGGCATGAACAACCTGCCCAACATGGGCATGCCCATGAACGGAGTGGGTTTCCCTCCTGCAGGCAAGCCCCCGGGCCCCGGAGGACCCCACTACAACCACCCCCCGCCCCCACACAACCACGGACCCCCTGGCTTCAACGCTAACCCCCGCATGATGGGGCCCCCGCCGCCCCAGGGCCACGGAGGAGACAACGGCAACTACTGGGGGGACGACTCGATGAGGGGGGGGCCACACCGGGGGGGACACTTCCACCGCGGGGgccgagggagaggaggggaacaggtggGCTTCAGAGGGAGAGGACGTGGAGGACCTAGAGGAGGACACAACAACATGGGAG ACATGTCCAAAAGGCCAGTGTGTCGCCATTTCATGATGAAAGGAAACTGCCGTTACGAGAGCAACTGCGCTTTCTACCACCCCGGCGTCAACGGTCCTCCCCTGCCCCCCAACCACCCCGCCCACAACCAGTACAACGACCACGGGCCACAGCACGGGCACTAG